A window of Rhizobium acidisoli contains these coding sequences:
- a CDS encoding SDR family oxidoreductase has translation MTLLNDKVAIITGASSGIGRAAAKLFAREGAKLVVTGRRQEALDAVVAEIEAEGGQAVALSGDVRDEALQARLCETAVSRFGGLDIGFNNAGILGEMGPVAEMSPEGWRETIETNLTAAFLGAKHQSAAMKNGGGSLIFTSTFVGHTAGMPGMAAYAASKAGLIGFVQVLAAELGRQNIRVNALLPGGTDTPASITNAPDATAEVLAFVEGLHALKRMAQPEEIANAALFLASDMASFVTGTAMLADGGVSISRT, from the coding sequence ATGACACTTCTGAACGATAAGGTCGCGATCATCACCGGCGCAAGCTCCGGCATCGGCCGCGCCGCGGCGAAACTCTTTGCACGGGAGGGCGCCAAACTCGTGGTCACCGGGAGGCGACAAGAGGCGCTCGACGCCGTCGTTGCCGAAATCGAGGCGGAGGGCGGGCAGGCCGTCGCCCTATCGGGCGACGTCAGGGACGAGGCGTTGCAGGCAAGGCTTTGTGAAACGGCTGTCTCACGCTTCGGCGGGCTCGACATCGGCTTCAACAATGCCGGCATTCTCGGCGAGATGGGGCCGGTGGCGGAGATGTCGCCGGAGGGCTGGCGCGAGACGATCGAGACCAATCTGACCGCCGCCTTCCTCGGCGCCAAACATCAGTCGGCAGCGATGAAAAACGGCGGCGGGTCGCTGATCTTCACCTCCACCTTCGTCGGCCACACCGCCGGCATGCCGGGCATGGCCGCCTATGCTGCGAGTAAGGCGGGGCTGATCGGCTTCGTGCAGGTGCTCGCCGCCGAACTGGGGCGGCAGAATATCCGCGTCAACGCCCTGCTGCCGGGCGGCACCGACACGCCGGCCAGCATCACCAATGCGCCGGATGCGACGGCAGAAGTGCTCGCCTTCGTCGAGGGACTGCATGCGCTGAAGCGCATGGCCCAGCCGGAGGAGATCGCCAATGCGGCGCTGTTCCTGGCGTCGGATATGGCGAGCTTCGTGACGGGGACGGCGATGCTGGCGGATGGCGGGGTTTCGATCAGCCGGACGTAG
- the mobA gene encoding molybdenum cofactor guanylyltransferase MobA, which produces MTEFSIGRSEIAGVVLAGGRSQRMGRDKAGAMLGAESLLRHVLTRLSQQVLPVAVNADAAAEDVPVIPDRFRGKAGPLAGIHAAMVYAAGLPGITHVVTVSVDCPFFPADLVARLAAALERQSQIAIAASEGRSHPVFGLWPVTLAADLEAWMVTDEKRRVRDFLLRHDVTEVTFPLHPTRASLLDPFFNINTPDDLAEAERWLEALRA; this is translated from the coding sequence ATGACTGAATTCTCTATCGGCAGATCCGAAATAGCAGGGGTCGTACTGGCCGGAGGCCGCTCGCAGCGCATGGGCCGCGACAAGGCGGGCGCAATGCTCGGGGCCGAAAGCCTGCTCCGCCATGTGCTGACTCGCCTCTCGCAGCAAGTCCTTCCCGTTGCCGTCAATGCCGATGCCGCCGCCGAGGATGTGCCGGTGATCCCCGACCGTTTTCGCGGCAAGGCCGGGCCATTGGCCGGCATCCATGCGGCGATGGTCTATGCTGCCGGCCTTCCTGGGATCACCCATGTCGTCACCGTCTCGGTGGATTGCCCGTTCTTCCCGGCCGATCTCGTCGCCCGGCTGGCGGCAGCGCTCGAACGCCAGTCGCAGATCGCCATCGCCGCCTCCGAAGGCCGCAGCCATCCCGTCTTCGGTCTCTGGCCGGTGACACTCGCCGCCGATCTCGAAGCTTGGATGGTCACCGACGAAAAGCGCCGCGTGCGCGACTTCCTGTTGCGGCATGACGTTACGGAAGTAACGTTTCCGCTGCATCCGACTCGCGCCAGCCTGCTCGATCCTTTTTTCAACATCAATACGCCGGATGATCTCGCCGAAGCCGAACGCTGGCTGGAGGCCCTTCGCGCATGA
- a CDS encoding DMT family transporter gives MPRSRNTEGAIYMSMAMAGFSASDALSKSVIAYMNAGEIMCLRGLFTSLLVYLIAWKMGALRSWRVVLKPIIILRIVCEMFSAVTYITALGMMPIANASAILQSLPLVVTFGAALFFNEPVGWRRWSAILVGLVGVMIIIRPGPEGFTAAALLCVAAVLTTAGRDLATRSIDPEIPSLMITVITAISISFFGALLIPVLGGWQPVSATSLGHLLLASVLVLVGYQSVILAMRTGEISFVAPFRYTSLIFSSLLGFFFFAEVPDSWMLVGAAIVIASGLYTFYREAKRRVPPIAQESAPRSPV, from the coding sequence ATGCCACGGTCACGCAATACTGAGGGCGCCATCTATATGAGCATGGCGATGGCCGGGTTTTCCGCGAGCGACGCTCTCTCCAAATCGGTGATCGCCTACATGAACGCCGGCGAAATCATGTGCCTGCGCGGCCTCTTCACCAGCCTGCTCGTCTATCTGATCGCCTGGAAAATGGGCGCTCTGCGCTCCTGGCGCGTGGTGCTGAAGCCGATCATCATCCTCCGCATCGTCTGCGAGATGTTTTCCGCCGTCACCTATATCACCGCGCTCGGCATGATGCCGATCGCCAATGCCTCGGCGATCCTGCAGTCGCTGCCGCTGGTCGTCACCTTCGGCGCTGCGCTGTTCTTCAACGAGCCGGTCGGCTGGCGGCGCTGGTCGGCGATCCTCGTCGGCCTGGTCGGCGTGATGATCATCATTCGCCCCGGGCCGGAAGGGTTCACCGCCGCCGCCCTGCTCTGCGTCGCCGCGGTGCTGACGACGGCCGGCCGCGATCTCGCCACCCGCTCGATCGATCCGGAGATTCCCTCGCTGATGATCACCGTCATCACCGCCATCTCCATCTCCTTTTTCGGCGCTTTGCTCATTCCGGTGCTCGGCGGCTGGCAGCCGGTCAGCGCCACGTCGCTCGGCCATCTCCTGCTTGCCTCGGTGCTGGTGCTCGTCGGCTACCAGTCGGTCATCCTCGCCATGCGCACCGGCGAAATTTCCTTCGTCGCGCCTTTCCGCTATACCAGCCTGATCTTTTCCTCGCTGCTCGGTTTTTTCTTCTTTGCCGAAGTGCCGGACAGCTGGATGCTCGTGGGCGCTGCGATCGTCATCGCTTCCGGCCTCTATACGTTCTATCGTGAGGCCAAGCGCCGTGTGCCGCCGATCGCGCAGGAATCTGCGCCGCGCTCACCGGTTTGA
- a CDS encoding glucose 1-dehydrogenase: MKRFEQKTVVITGASRGIGAAIARRFAKEGANLVVSANEDLVHAVAEQIRAEGGKAISFIGDVTDKASVIALYDAAEKEFGAVDVSIQNAGVITIARVEDLTENEWDKVMAVNTKGVFLCAQEAISRMRKHKRGGRIINTASGQARDGFIFTPHYAASKMGVVGITQSLAKEVATEKITVNAFCPGIIETDMWAYNDQAWGKLLGNYAPGELMKEWVEGIPMKRAGSGEDVAGLVTFLASDDAAYITGQTINVDGGLIMS; encoded by the coding sequence ATGAAACGCTTTGAGCAAAAGACTGTCGTCATTACCGGGGCTAGCCGCGGCATCGGGGCGGCGATCGCCAGGCGGTTTGCGAAAGAAGGCGCCAACCTCGTCGTCTCCGCCAACGAGGACCTGGTCCACGCCGTTGCCGAACAAATCCGGGCCGAAGGCGGCAAGGCGATCTCTTTCATCGGCGACGTCACCGACAAGGCGAGTGTCATCGCCCTCTATGATGCTGCCGAGAAGGAATTCGGCGCTGTCGACGTCTCAATCCAGAATGCCGGCGTCATCACCATCGCCCGTGTCGAGGACCTGACCGAGAACGAGTGGGACAAGGTCATGGCCGTCAACACCAAGGGCGTATTCCTCTGCGCCCAGGAGGCGATATCGCGCATGCGCAAGCACAAGCGCGGCGGCCGCATCATCAACACTGCCTCCGGCCAGGCCCGCGACGGCTTCATTTTCACGCCGCATTATGCCGCCTCGAAAATGGGCGTGGTCGGCATTACCCAGAGCCTTGCCAAGGAAGTCGCGACCGAGAAGATCACCGTCAACGCCTTCTGCCCCGGCATCATCGAAACCGACATGTGGGCCTATAACGACCAGGCCTGGGGCAAACTGCTGGGCAACTACGCCCCCGGCGAGCTGATGAAGGAATGGGTCGAAGGCATCCCGATGAAACGCGCCGGCTCCGGCGAAGACGTCGCCGGCCTGGTCACCTTCCTCGCCAGCGACGACGCCGCCTACATCACCGGCCAGACGATCAATGTCGATGGTGGGTTGATTATGTCGTAG
- a CDS encoding ATP-binding protein has protein sequence MPNFPNPKALIYAPAGRDAQVAASLTDQTGLPSMAVADLRQFAASLDEEIAVGVLTEEAVRGNDLRPIAAWVAAQPSWSDLPFIVLTQRGGGPERNPAAAKLSEILGNVTFLERPFHATSFISVARTALRGRLRQYEARARLEALGEGERRLQTALAAGRLGAWELELSSMALSASATCKAVFGREPDVEVTRDDLIASIHPDDRDLVLTRLRQTIDTGRDYSIEHRTIWPDGSEHWTEVHAQLYADRYGSARKLVGVCSDTTVRKTIEENLRRLNENLEERVRERTREVNAAHQTLLEEVAQRERAEEQLRQSQKMEAIGQLTGGVAHDFNNLLMVVLGNLELLGKHFAGDGKAMRLVDGALQGARRGAALTQRLLAFARQQDLQVKPVDLADLVSGMNDLLRRSVGSSISIETTLPAKLPPALVDANQLELALLNLAVNARDAMPDGGMLSISLREEQVVGNDGDLGEGAYLVLAVADSGTGMDAETLKKAVDPFFSTKELGKGTGLGLSMIHGLAVQLNGALVLTSELGVGTTAELWLPATEQRAERPAEAVLSTPQAASRLKILLVDDDALIAMSSVDMLEDLGHEVVEANSGAQALELIGSGQHFDLMITDYSMPGMTGAQLAEAARAIHPALPIVLATGYADLPAGTDIDLPRLAKPYNQDQLAREIAKAVAGEANPPLRFDSRISGSGAGRLETDDAGDEIGDGACVV, from the coding sequence ATTCCTAATTTCCCGAACCCGAAGGCTTTGATCTACGCACCGGCCGGACGCGACGCACAGGTCGCCGCATCATTGACCGATCAGACCGGATTACCTTCGATGGCCGTTGCCGATCTGAGGCAGTTCGCCGCGTCACTCGATGAGGAAATCGCGGTCGGCGTCCTGACCGAAGAGGCCGTCCGCGGAAATGACCTAAGACCGATTGCTGCCTGGGTTGCCGCCCAACCGAGTTGGTCCGACCTGCCATTCATCGTCCTGACCCAGCGCGGCGGGGGACCTGAACGAAACCCTGCCGCCGCCAAGCTTTCCGAAATCCTTGGCAATGTGACCTTTCTAGAGAGGCCCTTCCATGCGACGTCCTTCATCAGCGTTGCGCGGACTGCATTAAGGGGGCGCCTGCGCCAGTATGAAGCGCGCGCCCGGCTGGAGGCTTTGGGCGAGGGAGAGCGGCGGTTGCAGACAGCACTTGCGGCCGGCCGTCTCGGGGCGTGGGAGCTGGAACTATCCTCGATGGCCTTGTCTGCATCGGCGACCTGCAAAGCTGTCTTCGGTCGAGAGCCGGACGTTGAGGTGACGCGTGATGATCTGATCGCCAGCATCCACCCTGACGATCGCGACCTTGTGCTGACACGCCTTCGCCAGACGATCGATACGGGACGCGATTATTCGATCGAGCATAGAACGATCTGGCCGGATGGATCAGAGCATTGGACCGAGGTTCATGCCCAGCTTTATGCCGACAGATATGGCTCTGCGCGGAAGCTTGTCGGGGTCTGCTCCGATACCACTGTTCGCAAGACCATTGAGGAGAATCTGAGACGGCTCAACGAGAATCTCGAGGAGCGCGTCAGGGAAAGGACCAGGGAAGTCAACGCTGCCCACCAGACGTTGCTTGAAGAGGTCGCCCAGCGTGAGAGAGCCGAAGAGCAGCTCCGCCAATCCCAGAAAATGGAAGCGATCGGTCAACTTACGGGCGGCGTTGCCCACGACTTCAACAATCTGTTGATGGTGGTTCTCGGAAATCTGGAGCTGCTCGGCAAACATTTTGCCGGAGATGGCAAGGCGATGCGGCTGGTCGACGGGGCGCTTCAGGGCGCGCGCCGAGGGGCGGCGCTGACACAGCGTTTGCTTGCCTTTGCCAGACAGCAGGATCTGCAGGTCAAGCCCGTCGATCTGGCCGATCTGGTCTCCGGGATGAACGACTTGCTGCGGCGCTCGGTCGGATCCTCGATCAGTATCGAGACCACCTTGCCGGCGAAATTGCCGCCGGCGCTGGTCGATGCGAACCAGCTCGAACTGGCGCTGCTCAACCTTGCGGTCAATGCCCGCGATGCGATGCCGGATGGCGGAATGTTGTCGATTTCGCTACGCGAGGAGCAGGTTGTCGGCAATGACGGCGATCTCGGTGAGGGAGCCTATCTCGTGTTGGCGGTGGCCGACAGCGGCACGGGCATGGATGCCGAGACGCTGAAGAAGGCCGTCGATCCGTTTTTCTCGACCAAGGAACTCGGAAAGGGTACTGGCCTCGGCCTTTCGATGATCCATGGACTTGCCGTTCAGCTCAATGGCGCGCTTGTTCTGACAAGCGAACTTGGCGTAGGGACGACCGCCGAATTGTGGCTTCCGGCGACCGAACAGCGCGCCGAGCGGCCGGCTGAGGCTGTGCTCTCCACACCGCAGGCTGCATCCCGACTGAAGATCCTTCTGGTCGACGACGACGCCTTGATCGCCATGAGTTCGGTCGACATGCTCGAAGATCTCGGCCACGAGGTCGTCGAGGCAAATTCCGGCGCGCAGGCGCTCGAGCTGATCGGGAGCGGCCAGCATTTCGATCTGATGATCACCGACTATTCGATGCCCGGCATGACAGGCGCACAGCTCGCCGAGGCGGCGCGGGCCATTCATCCGGCGCTGCCGATCGTGCTGGCGACCGGCTATGCCGATCTTCCCGCCGGCACCGACATCGATCTACCGAGACTGGCGAAACCCTATAACCAGGACCAGCTTGCCAGGGAAATCGCTAAGGCGGTGGCAGGCGAAGCGAATCCGCCTCTCAGGTTCGATAGCCGGATAAGCGGCTCAGGGGCGGGGCGTCTCGAGACCGACGATGCCGGCGATGAAATCGGCGATGGCGCCTGTGTCGTCTAG
- the mobB gene encoding molybdopterin-guanine dinucleotide biosynthesis protein B — protein sequence MTAPKIFGIAGWKNSGKTGLAVRLVTEFTRRGYRISTIKHAHHDFDIDKVGADSYRHREAGAHEVTIVSGTRYAIMHELRGAPEPEFEEILARLAPCDLVLIEGYKREPIPKIEARRLEAANRQPLAPSDPHICAIAADHAVTDTALPVFDLDDTGAIADFIAGIVGLETPRP from the coding sequence ATGACCGCACCCAAAATCTTCGGCATCGCCGGCTGGAAGAACTCGGGCAAAACCGGGCTCGCCGTCCGGCTGGTGACGGAGTTCACCCGCCGCGGCTATAGGATCTCGACGATCAAGCATGCCCATCATGATTTCGATATCGACAAGGTCGGCGCCGACAGCTACCGCCACCGCGAGGCCGGCGCCCATGAGGTCACCATCGTCTCCGGCACCCGCTACGCCATCATGCATGAGTTGCGCGGGGCGCCCGAACCTGAATTCGAGGAGATCCTTGCGCGCCTTGCCCCCTGCGATCTCGTGCTGATCGAAGGCTACAAGCGCGAGCCGATCCCGAAGATCGAGGCCCGCCGCCTGGAGGCCGCCAACCGCCAGCCGCTGGCGCCGAGCGATCCCCATATCTGCGCCATCGCCGCCGACCACGCCGTGACGGATACGGCCCTGCCGGTCTTCGATCTAGACGACACAGGCGCCATCGCCGATTTCATCGCCGGCATCGTCGGTCTCGAGACGCCCCGCCCCTGA
- a CDS encoding SDR family oxidoreductase, whose translation MSDITLNAPKLFDLSGQVAIVTGAGSGIGQRIAIGLAQCGADVALLDRRTDDGLARTAEHISAAGRRSIQIAADVTNKSSLGDAVARTEADLGALTLAVNAAGIANANPAEEMEEDQYQTLMDINLKGIFLSCQAEARAMLKNGRGSIVNIASMSGVIVNRGLNQAHYNASKAGVIHMSKSLAMEWVGRGIRVNTISPGYTATPMNTRPEMVHQTKLFEEQTPMQRMADVDEMVGPAVFLLSNAASFVTGVDLLVDGGFCCW comes from the coding sequence GTGTCCGACATCACTCTGAACGCCCCAAAGCTTTTCGATCTCAGCGGCCAGGTTGCCATCGTCACCGGGGCCGGAAGCGGCATCGGGCAGCGCATTGCCATCGGCCTTGCCCAATGCGGCGCCGACGTGGCCCTGCTCGACCGTCGAACCGACGACGGATTGGCCAGGACGGCCGAACATATCAGCGCCGCCGGCCGCCGCTCGATCCAGATCGCGGCTGACGTTACGAACAAATCTTCGCTTGGCGATGCGGTCGCACGCACCGAAGCCGATCTCGGCGCCTTGACGCTTGCCGTCAACGCTGCAGGCATCGCGAACGCGAACCCGGCGGAGGAGATGGAGGAGGACCAATATCAGACGTTGATGGATATCAACCTGAAAGGCATCTTCCTTTCCTGCCAGGCCGAGGCTCGCGCCATGCTTAAGAACGGACGCGGCTCCATCGTCAACATTGCTTCCATGTCGGGCGTGATCGTCAACCGGGGGCTGAACCAGGCGCATTACAACGCCTCCAAGGCGGGCGTCATCCATATGTCGAAGTCGTTGGCCATGGAATGGGTCGGCCGCGGCATTCGCGTCAACACCATTTCCCCCGGCTACACGGCGACGCCCATGAATACCCGTCCGGAGATGGTCCACCAGACCAAGCTCTTCGAAGAGCAAACGCCGATGCAGCGCATGGCTGATGTCGACGAGATGGTCGGTCCGGCGGTGTTCCTGCTGTCGAATGCAGCAAGCTTCGTGACCGGCGTCGATCTTCTCGTCGACGGTGGTTTCTGCTGCTGGTGA
- a CDS encoding ATPase domain-containing protein, protein MNTALPATKARTGVSGLDTILAGGLSTGHVFLLEGNPGAGKTTIALQFLIEGARLGERGLYITLSETESELRAGAASHGMVIDGNIEVFEVVPPESLLDAEQQQSLLYSSDLELGETTKEIFAAFERIRPSRVVLDSLSEIRLLAQSSLRYRRQILALKHYFARQGATVLLLDDLTSDTLDKTVHSVVHGVIHLDELAPSYGAERRRLRVTKFRGQAFRGGYHDFTIQTGGVVVFPRLVAAEHRSSYVRDQLASGIAGLDLLLGGGLERGSSTLILGPAGTGKSTFSFQFVMAAVARGEKVAVFIFDEELGLLFTRLKQLGMDIEALRDEGLVHIEQLDAAELSPGEFAHRVCTSVDRSGAKTVIIDSINGYQASMPDENSLVLHMHELLQYLNRQGANTFLTVAQHGLVGDMKAPVDVTYLADTVILLRYFEAAGKVRRAVSVIKKRTGFHEDTIREYRIDATGLRFGDPLVGFQGVLRGVPEFIAASAPLLPTDNKDGGNS, encoded by the coding sequence ATGAATACTGCACTGCCTGCCACGAAAGCCCGGACCGGAGTGTCCGGTTTGGACACAATTCTGGCGGGGGGACTTTCCACGGGCCACGTCTTTCTGCTGGAGGGAAATCCGGGGGCGGGGAAGACCACGATTGCGTTGCAGTTCCTGATTGAAGGTGCGCGGCTCGGCGAACGGGGACTCTATATCACCCTTTCGGAGACCGAAAGTGAACTGCGCGCCGGGGCCGCCTCACACGGAATGGTGATCGACGGCAATATCGAGGTGTTCGAGGTCGTGCCTCCGGAAAGTCTGCTGGACGCCGAGCAGCAGCAGAGTTTGCTTTACTCGTCGGATCTCGAACTCGGAGAGACCACAAAGGAAATTTTCGCAGCTTTCGAGCGGATCAGGCCGAGCCGGGTCGTTCTCGACAGCCTGTCCGAAATAAGGCTGCTCGCGCAAAGCTCGCTACGCTACCGCCGGCAGATCCTTGCGCTCAAACATTATTTTGCCCGACAAGGTGCAACCGTCCTTCTGCTCGACGATCTGACATCTGACACCCTCGACAAGACGGTGCATAGCGTCGTGCACGGAGTCATCCATCTCGACGAGCTGGCGCCGAGTTACGGCGCCGAACGCCGACGCTTGAGGGTGACGAAATTTCGCGGACAGGCTTTCCGCGGCGGATACCATGATTTCACCATCCAAACCGGCGGTGTCGTCGTGTTTCCGCGCCTCGTCGCCGCCGAACACAGGTCGAGTTATGTCCGCGACCAGCTTGCCAGCGGCATTGCCGGGCTGGACTTGCTTCTGGGCGGCGGGCTTGAACGAGGGTCGAGTACGCTGATCCTCGGTCCTGCCGGCACAGGCAAGAGCACCTTTTCTTTTCAATTTGTGATGGCGGCCGTCGCACGCGGCGAAAAGGTGGCGGTTTTTATTTTTGACGAAGAGCTCGGCTTGTTGTTCACACGCCTGAAACAGCTCGGCATGGATATCGAGGCTCTGAGGGATGAAGGTTTGGTGCACATCGAGCAGCTTGATGCCGCCGAGCTGTCACCCGGTGAATTTGCCCATCGCGTCTGTACTTCCGTCGACAGATCGGGGGCGAAGACCGTGATTATCGACAGCATCAACGGCTACCAGGCTTCAATGCCGGACGAGAATTCGTTGGTCTTGCATATGCACGAACTGCTGCAATATCTGAACAGGCAAGGAGCCAACACCTTTCTCACCGTTGCCCAGCACGGACTGGTCGGTGACATGAAGGCGCCCGTCGACGTCACCTATCTCGCCGATACCGTCATTCTGCTGCGCTACTTCGAAGCTGCGGGAAAGGTGCGGCGGGCGGTCTCGGTGATCAAGAAGAGGACCGGCTTCCACGAGGACACGATACGAGAGTATCGTATCGATGCGACCGGCTTGCGGTTCGGAGATCCTCTCGTCGGGTTCCAGGGGGTGCTCCGCGGGGTTCCCGAATTCATCGCAGCATCCGCGCCGCTTTTGCCAACCGACAACAAGGACGGCGGCAATTCCTAA